The Nicotiana tabacum cultivar K326 chromosome 1, ASM71507v2, whole genome shotgun sequence genome segment gctcaggtgcaggctcaagctttGGAGGAGATGggctgtcatgccccaaaaatCGAGGGGCGCGACCGGCACTTGACTGGGTATCTCccagccaagcggacctgggtgcctttcgTATTCCACGTGATACCCTGCGTTTCCATTACCCATTAACCAAATGAAATATCCATTTATAAGTTTAGACACATTCTTACGAAATTTACATAACATACAGAGTTACTTAACGTGGTTTAGaagttatactgcccaaaatacataagtacataacccacgtttcctgtctacggagcctctaaatacaactgaagaataatgcggaaatgtcggcaacaaggcacCGACTATACCTTACACAAATATAAAAATTAGACTTCCGGGAAGGAAAGCGGCATGACCcacgcagggccccgagaggaaaggggctcaccaattcagTTGATGGGAGGTGAAGGACTGCTACTGTCGGTGGGCTGGAGCacctgttatggaaccacctacaatcataacacgaatgtagcgcccccgacaaaagggacgtcagtacatttaaATTGTATTGGTATGTAtaaacaaactttaccccaagtaaaatcaagaaatacacagataacaaacagtaatagaaacaacaatcaaatgcacatgaaaggaacaaccaaagccaaacaactcCACAATttctccttttcccctttcaactttatttcatcacatcaatggtttcacaactttcatatatttttatttcagtagtgatttcgatcacttttccacccttattacctcggccgcccttattacctcggccacccttatcaccacaacccaaaccttattacttcgtgttgcggcgcgcaacccgatcccattggACAATCATAtttcatacaacaacaacaacaacaattcacaaagagtgttcataaacatcaataccaattTCCAACATATACAATAACCCGTTCACAATTCAAGCCACAACGATAATTGCCCACAACAAGTCGAAATACGAACCCCCAGACTGGCCAATTGATAATACTCCCGAGCCAAAGGCCTCTGATCCActcccaaatgagccaaactacccatggactTCCGACTGAAAGCGTTGGCCAccacattcgccttccctggatggtataaaatatctaTATCATAATCCTTGATCAATTCTGACCACCGCCGCTGCcttaaattcaactctttctgcttgaacaaatattggagaCTCTTGTGGGCCGAGAACACATCTATAtggaccccataaagataatgccgccatattttcaaggcaaatacAACTGTCGCAAGCTCCAAATCATgcatcggataattcttctcgtgattcttgagttgcctcgAAGAATATGCTataaccttcccatgttgcatcaacacacaccccaaACTGGCCCTGGAGGCATTGCAATAAACCACAAATCCTTCTGTGCCTTCCGGCAAGGCCAATATCGACGCCAAAGTCAATCTTGACTTCAATTCCTGAAAACTTTTCTCACTaacatcggaccattggaacttaactgctttctgcgtcaacttaGTCAAAGGGGAGGCGAGGGTAgtgaatccctccacaaacctccgATAGTACCCCGCTAAGCCCAAGAAGCTACGGATCTCCGTCggggtcgtgggtctaggccaatcttTTACTACCGCAATCTTCTggggatccacctgaatcccttcACTGGAAAAAACATGGCCTAGAAAGGTAACGgactctaaccaaaattcacattttgaaatttTAGCATACAACTTGTGCTGATAAAGGGTCTGCAAAACTGCACTGAGGTGATCGGCATGATCCTCATTGCTCCGCGAATAAACAAGGATGTCCTCAATGAAAACTATCAAAAAAGAGTCTAGAAATGGCTTgaagacccgattcataagatccacgAAAGCTGTCGGGGCGTTGGTTAGCCTAAAAGACATAACCAAGAATTCAAAGTGACCATAGCGAGTTCTGAAAGCGGTCTTAGGAATATCCTGTtctctgatcttcaactggtgaatACCCGGACCGTAGATCAATTTTGGAAAAGAACCtcgcaccttgcaattggtcgaacaaatcatctatccgaggcaaaggatatttattcttgatggtgaccttgttaagctgtcgataatcaatacacatccggagCGACCCATCTTCTTTCTGACAAAAAGAACCggggcaccccacggtgacacacttggccgtatgaaccccttttctaataaatccttcagctgttcctttaactcccttAACTCCGTTGGCGCCATTCTGCatggtggaa includes the following:
- the LOC107796314 gene encoding uncharacterized protein LOC107796314; its protein translation is MWEDYRGEGRPPTRWDKFVDAFMDHFLPAETMAAHDTEFEVLKQGIISVWEYHMEFVRLSKYAPKLVSTIDARVRWFVQCRSPLVVNKAAIAALHLDMNYGKIVWFAQATEARKLKIRAEMESSSRARSAGHSGRLVSGRGPSRPSKSYAQSSASAPPSVHSYQQGSHLRTSSDSRRPYHFGRPGGRSQQQGRASCPKCGRFHSETCYLDIPLCYRCGVRGHIQQDCRAPSQGMSGGFAQSSGSSASTSSVCPPDLEGRGVVRGGARGRGISSLFYALSGSQSAEASPDVATGILSVQTIDCYALIDPGSSLSYVTPFIASSFGVEPEQLHEPFSISTPLKIREQDIPKTAFRTRYGHFEFLVMSFRLTNAPTAFVDLMNRVFKPFLDSFLIVFIEDILVYSRSNEDHADHLSAVLQTLYQHKLYAKISKCEFWLESVTFLGHVFSSEGIQVDPQKIAVVKDWPRPTTPTEIRSFLGLAGYYRRFVEGFTTLASPLTKLTQKAVKFQWSDVSEKSFQELKSRLTLASILALPEGTEGFVVYCNASRASLGCVLMQHGKVIAYSSRQLKNHEKNYPMHDLELATVVFALKIWRHYLYGVHIDVFSAHKSLQYLFKQKELNLRQRRWSELIKDYDIDILYHPGKANVVANAFSRKSMGSLAHLGVDQRPLAREYYQLASLGVRISTCCGQLSLWLEL